A genomic segment from Gammaproteobacteria bacterium encodes:
- the rbfA gene encoding 30S ribosome-binding factor RbfA yields MAKRDFARNSRVAQEVQRLLNGYLQREMDDEALRLVSLNEVKVTNDLSYAKVYWRSISNDFDQSALQNKLTDVAKKLRYLLSQEMQIRKVPELKFIYDSSIDHAAHIDSLLAKTRELSKQVQVNGEEE; encoded by the coding sequence ATGGCTAAAAGAGATTTCGCCCGTAACAGTCGGGTTGCCCAGGAAGTGCAGCGCTTGCTTAACGGGTATTTGCAACGTGAAATGGATGACGAAGCCCTGCGTCTGGTTTCTTTGAATGAGGTTAAAGTGACCAACGATTTGAGTTACGCCAAAGTATATTGGCGTTCGATCAGTAATGACTTTGACCAATCGGCACTGCAAAACAAACTTACCGATGTGGCTAAAAAGTTGCGCTACTTGCTAAGTCAGGAAATGCAGATCCGTAAAGTCCCAGAACTCAAGTTTATTTATGATTCATCCATCGACCACGCTGCCCATATCGATTCATTGCTCGCCAAAACCCGGGAATTGAGCAAGCAAGTTCAAGTTAATGGCGAAGAAGAATAA